The following proteins are encoded in a genomic region of Streptomyces sp. NBC_01723:
- a CDS encoding murein hydrolase activator EnvC family protein, with protein MWVVLLSAVLAPAPFGAVRAASVVPSSDVGRGPDPAVPAVARWWPVGTRPAVLRGWEPPADAYGPGHRGVDLAAAGGAPVRAVAAGRVSFAGRVAGRGVVSLELTGTGDPPLRTTYEPVAASVREGDEVAAGEVLGAVEPTGSHCTACLHWGLLRGDVYLDPLSLLPPWLLDSGPSRLLPVLGVPLPDEQSEGQSGDRSADPPEERSADPSEDRSGEQPAISRARPAAPWRPPPG; from the coding sequence ATGTGGGTGGTGCTGCTGTCGGCCGTCCTGGCCCCGGCGCCGTTCGGCGCCGTGCGGGCGGCGTCGGTGGTGCCGTCGTCGGACGTGGGGCGGGGTCCGGATCCGGCGGTGCCGGCCGTGGCCCGGTGGTGGCCGGTGGGCACCCGGCCCGCGGTCCTGCGGGGGTGGGAGCCCCCGGCGGACGCCTACGGTCCTGGTCACCGGGGCGTGGACCTCGCCGCGGCGGGCGGCGCCCCGGTGCGGGCGGTGGCGGCGGGGCGGGTGTCCTTCGCGGGGCGGGTGGCGGGCAGGGGCGTCGTCTCACTCGAACTGACGGGTACCGGCGACCCGCCCCTGCGCACCACGTACGAGCCGGTCGCGGCCTCGGTACGCGAGGGCGACGAGGTGGCGGCGGGCGAGGTGCTCGGCGCGGTCGAGCCGACGGGCTCGCACTGCACGGCCTGCCTGCACTGGGGCCTGCTGCGCGGGGACGTCTACCTCGACCCGCTGTCCCTGCTCCCGCCGTGGCTGCTGGACTCGGGGCCGTCGAGACTGCTGCCGGTCCTGGGGGTGCCGCTGCCGGATGAACAGTCCGAAGGGCAGTCCGGGGACCGGTCAGCAGACCCGCCCGAAGAGCGGTCCGCAGACCCGTCCGAAGACCGGTCCGGAGAGCAGCCGGCGATCAGCCGCGCACGCCCCGCAGCGCCATGGAGACCGCCGCCCGGGTGA
- a CDS encoding TetR/AcrR family transcriptional regulator translates to MAEHRSMQRAALLDAARSLLSDGGTEALTFPALAERTGLARSSVYEYFRSRAAVVEELCAVDFPVWAAEVEAAMEREATPEAKVEAYVRKQLDLVGDRRHRAVVAISASELDAGAREKIRAAHGGLIAMIVEALAEMGHAEPRLAAMLLQGVVDAAVRRIELGAAEEPEAITRAAVSMALRGVRG, encoded by the coding sequence GTGGCCGAGCACCGGTCGATGCAGCGTGCCGCCCTGCTGGACGCGGCACGCTCCCTGCTGTCCGACGGCGGAACGGAGGCGCTGACCTTCCCCGCCCTCGCCGAACGGACGGGCCTCGCCCGGTCGTCGGTCTACGAGTACTTCCGGTCCCGCGCGGCCGTCGTCGAGGAGCTGTGCGCCGTCGACTTCCCGGTCTGGGCTGCCGAGGTCGAGGCGGCGATGGAGCGCGAGGCGACCCCCGAGGCCAAGGTCGAGGCGTATGTGCGCAAGCAGCTCGACCTGGTCGGGGACCGGCGCCACCGCGCGGTCGTGGCCATCTCCGCCAGTGAGCTGGACGCCGGTGCGCGGGAGAAGATCCGGGCGGCGCACGGCGGGCTGATCGCCATGATCGTCGAGGCGCTGGCGGAGATGGGCCACGCCGAGCCCAGGCTCGCGGCGATGCTGCTGCAGGGCGTCGTGGACGCGGCCGTGCGGCGGATCGAACTGGGCGCGGCCGAGGAGCCCGAGGCGATCACCCGGGCGGCGGTCTCCATGGCGCTGCGGGGCGTGCGCGGCTGA
- a CDS encoding YraN family protein produces the protein MNARGAMGRYGETLAARRLTGAGMTVLERNWRCGRTGEIDIVARDGDVLVVCEVKTRRGGSFEHPMAAVTPEKAGRLRRLAERWIQTHGGAPPGGVRIDLVGVLLPQRGAPVVEHARGVA, from the coding sequence ATGAACGCACGAGGTGCGATGGGCAGGTACGGCGAGACACTCGCCGCCCGCCGGCTGACCGGAGCCGGCATGACGGTCCTGGAGCGCAATTGGCGCTGCGGCAGGACCGGCGAGATCGACATCGTGGCCCGGGACGGGGACGTCCTGGTCGTCTGCGAGGTCAAGACGCGCAGGGGCGGCTCCTTCGAACACCCGATGGCCGCGGTGACCCCCGAGAAGGCGGGCCGGCTGCGGCGGCTCGCCGAGCGCTGGATCCAGACCCATGGCGGAGCCCCACCCGGCGGTGTGCGCATCGACCTGGTGGGCGTCCTCCTCCCGCAGCGCGGCGCCCCCGTGGTCGAGCACGCCCGGGGGGTGGCGTGA
- the whiG gene encoding RNA polymerase sigma factor WhiG, translated as MPQHTSGSDRAAVPPAARDGGSVRPSAPSTLDELWRSYKATGDERLREQLILHYSPLVKYVAGRVSVGLPPNVEQADFVSSGVFGLIDAIEKFDVDREIKFETYAITRIRGAMIDELRALDWIPRSVRQKARNVERAYATLEARLRRTPSESEVAVEMGIAVDDLHAVFSQLSLANVVALEELLHAGSEGGDRLSLMDTLEDTAADNPVEVAEGRELRRLLARAINTLPEREKTVVTLYYYEGLTLAEIGNVLGVTESRVSQIHTKSVLQLRAKLAGFGR; from the coding sequence ATGCCCCAGCACACCTCCGGGTCCGACCGGGCGGCGGTCCCCCCAGCCGCCCGCGACGGCGGCAGCGTGCGACCGTCCGCCCCCTCGACGCTCGACGAGCTGTGGCGGTCGTACAAGGCGACGGGGGACGAGCGGCTGCGGGAACAGCTGATCCTGCACTACTCGCCCCTGGTGAAGTACGTGGCGGGCCGGGTCAGCGTGGGGCTGCCGCCCAACGTCGAACAGGCCGACTTCGTCTCCTCCGGTGTGTTCGGGCTGATCGACGCGATCGAGAAGTTCGACGTCGACCGCGAGATCAAGTTCGAGACGTACGCCATCACCCGGATCCGCGGCGCGATGATCGACGAACTGCGCGCGCTGGACTGGATCCCCCGCTCGGTGCGGCAGAAGGCGCGCAACGTGGAGCGCGCCTACGCGACGCTGGAGGCACGGCTGCGCCGCACCCCCTCGGAGAGCGAGGTGGCCGTGGAGATGGGGATCGCGGTCGACGACCTCCACGCGGTCTTCAGCCAGTTGTCGCTGGCCAACGTGGTGGCCCTGGAGGAGCTGCTGCACGCGGGGAGCGAGGGCGGCGACCGGCTCAGCCTCATGGACACCCTGGAGGACACCGCCGCCGACAATCCCGTGGAGGTCGCCGAGGGCCGTGAGCTGCGCCGGCTGCTGGCGCGGGCGATCAACACGCTGCCGGAGCGCGAGAAGACCGTCGTCACCCTGTACTACTACGAGGGCCTCACGCTGGCCGAGATCGGCAACGTGCTGGGTGTGACCGAGAGCCGGGTCAGCCAGATCCACACCAAGTCGGTGTTGCAGCTGCGCGCCAAGCTGGCCGGGTTCGGCCGTTGA
- the lepB gene encoding signal peptidase I has translation MGDVAVGARSGHDGEENRGRPEETDGPAPDGARDSGHGSGTEDGRVTNEHNGTQDEGVGGTPPTPHRETKKPRSFWKELPILIGIALVLALLIKTFLVQAFSIPSSSMENTLKINDRVLVDKLTPWFGSEPERGEVVVFHDPDNWLAGEPTPDPNALQTVLSWIGLMPSAEEKDLIKRVIGVGGDTVECNKTGPLKVNGMALNEPYVYPGNTPCTDDDQGGRFKVTVPEGYIWVMGDHRQNSKDSRYQQADKHGGMVPVKEVVGRAVVVAWPMNRWDNLPVPETFDQDGLRAGSPAAATLSVAPQGLAVAGVLPVVWWRRRRSAAAGVR, from the coding sequence GTGGGGGATGTGGCGGTTGGCGCACGGTCCGGACACGACGGCGAGGAGAACCGCGGACGCCCCGAGGAGACGGACGGCCCGGCCCCGGACGGCGCCCGCGACTCCGGTCACGGCTCCGGAACCGAGGACGGCAGGGTGACGAACGAACACAACGGGACGCAGGACGAGGGAGTGGGCGGGACGCCGCCCACGCCACACCGCGAGACCAAGAAGCCGCGTTCCTTCTGGAAGGAACTGCCGATCCTGATCGGTATCGCGCTGGTGCTCGCGCTGCTGATCAAGACGTTCCTGGTGCAGGCGTTCTCGATCCCGTCCTCGTCGATGGAGAACACGCTCAAGATCAATGACCGTGTCCTGGTCGACAAGCTCACGCCCTGGTTCGGCTCCGAGCCCGAGCGCGGCGAGGTCGTCGTCTTCCACGACCCGGACAACTGGCTGGCGGGCGAGCCGACCCCCGACCCGAACGCGCTGCAGACGGTGCTCAGCTGGATCGGCCTGATGCCGTCCGCCGAGGAGAAGGACCTGATCAAGCGCGTCATCGGCGTCGGCGGCGACACCGTCGAGTGCAACAAGACCGGCCCGCTCAAGGTCAACGGCATGGCCCTCAACGAGCCGTACGTCTACCCCGGCAACACGCCGTGCACCGACGACGACCAGGGCGGCCGGTTCAAGGTCACGGTGCCCGAGGGCTACATCTGGGTCATGGGCGACCACCGGCAGAACTCCAAGGACTCCCGCTACCAGCAGGCGGACAAGCATGGCGGCATGGTCCCGGTGAAGGAGGTCGTCGGCCGCGCGGTCGTGGTCGCCTGGCCGATGAACCGCTGGGACAACCTGCCGGTCCCCGAGACCTTCGACCAGGACGGCCTGCGGGCCGGGTCGCCTGCCGCGGCCACGCTGTCGGTCGCGCCCCAGGGGCTCGCCGTCGCCGGCGTCCTCCCGGTCGTCTGGTGGCGCCGCCGTCGGAGCGCCGCCGCCGGGGTTCGCTGA
- the lepB gene encoding signal peptidase I: MDTEAQPTERDRSSRPSDSEQPSDPEGPEERSRSAFAGRITDWVPGGRITVTLLTLLLFLLLLSTFVLRPFQIPSGSMERGLRIGDRVLVNKLAYRFGGRPQRGDVVVFDGTGLFGPGDYIKRVVGVGGDHVVCCDREGRVQVNGQSVDESEFLYPGDRPSTVRFDVVVPDGTLFVLGDHRSGSSDSRDHLGSPGGGMIPVDEVIGRADWIVWPFAHATHLDRPDAYARVPEADADGGAGDARRPAGADG; this comes from the coding sequence ATGGACACCGAAGCACAGCCCACGGAGCGCGACCGCTCCTCCCGCCCTTCCGACTCCGAGCAGCCCTCGGATCCGGAGGGCCCGGAGGAACGGTCGCGTTCCGCGTTCGCGGGGCGGATCACGGACTGGGTGCCGGGCGGCCGGATCACCGTCACCCTGCTGACGCTGCTGCTGTTCCTGCTGCTGCTCAGCACCTTCGTACTGCGGCCGTTCCAGATTCCCAGCGGATCCATGGAGCGTGGATTGAGGATCGGTGACCGGGTTCTCGTAAATAAGTTGGCGTACCGTTTCGGTGGGCGGCCGCAGCGGGGCGACGTCGTGGTCTTCGACGGTACGGGACTCTTCGGGCCCGGCGACTACATCAAACGCGTGGTCGGTGTGGGCGGGGACCATGTGGTGTGCTGCGACAGGGAGGGGAGGGTACAGGTGAACGGCCAGTCGGTCGACGAGTCGGAGTTCCTGTACCCCGGTGACCGCCCGTCGACGGTGCGCTTCGACGTCGTCGTCCCCGACGGCACCCTCTTCGTCCTCGGCGACCACCGGTCCGGCTCCAGCGACTCCCGCGACCACCTGGGCTCGCCGGGCGGCGGCATGATCCCGGTGGACGAGGTGATCGGGCGCGCCGACTGGATCGTCTGGCCCTTCGCCCACGCCACCCACCTCGACCGTCCCGACGCCTACGCGCGCGTGCCGGAGGCCGACGCGGACGGAGGGGCCGGCGACGCGCGTCGGCCCGCGGGCGCCGATGGGTAG
- the lepB gene encoding signal peptidase I has translation MGGESTTRTAPRGGNKGPVGSRTGQRLSGLAVALGMVLFLGGFAWGAVVYRPYTVPTSSMAPTIGVGDRVLAERIDGSDVRRGDVVVFKDTAWANAPMVKRVVAVGGDTVSCCQEGKLKVNGKVIDEPYLPAGTPAEIMDFQTVNVPEGRLFLLGDERDNSVDSTAHLTDAARGTVSSGAVDARVDAVVWPMNGMLERPTGFQTLGGLSSPGPLTPVVVLVIAGAVLVLGGGAYGPVAKRAAASRAGRAAEPADGR, from the coding sequence ATGGGTGGCGAGAGCACGACACGTACGGCCCCTCGCGGGGGGAACAAGGGTCCGGTGGGCAGCCGGACCGGGCAGCGCCTGTCCGGCCTCGCCGTGGCGCTGGGCATGGTGCTGTTCCTCGGCGGCTTCGCCTGGGGTGCCGTGGTCTACCGGCCCTACACCGTGCCGACCAGCTCGATGGCCCCGACCATCGGGGTCGGTGACCGGGTGCTCGCCGAGCGCATCGACGGGAGCGACGTACGGCGTGGCGACGTCGTCGTCTTCAAGGACACGGCCTGGGCCAACGCCCCGATGGTCAAGCGGGTCGTCGCCGTCGGCGGGGACACCGTCTCCTGCTGCCAGGAGGGCAAGCTGAAGGTCAACGGCAAGGTGATCGACGAGCCGTACCTGCCCGCCGGCACACCGGCCGAGATCATGGACTTCCAGACCGTGAACGTCCCGGAGGGCCGCCTGTTCCTGCTCGGCGACGAGCGCGACAACTCCGTGGACTCCACCGCCCACCTCACCGACGCGGCCCGCGGCACCGTCTCCAGCGGTGCCGTGGACGCCCGCGTCGACGCCGTGGTCTGGCCCATGAACGGCATGCTGGAGCGGCCGACCGGCTTCCAGACCCTGGGCGGCCTCTCCTCGCCGGGGCCGCTCACTCCGGTCGTCGTCCTGGTGATCGCCGGGGCCGTGCTGGTCCTGGGCGGTGGGGCGTACGGTCCCGTCGCCAAGCGGGCCGCGGCCTCGCGTGCCGGTCGCGCCGCGGAGCCCGCCGATGGGCGCTGA
- the dprA gene encoding DNA-processing protein DprA translates to MDSDLLGRVFLTRVIEPGDETGGRWVRERGVAEVVRRLREGARALPGVSAKRWAGLCARAGRADPRRDLAVARAAGVRFVAPGTAEWPGQLDDLGDARPLGLWVRGTPSLRMWALRSVAVVGARACTEYGAHMAATLAAGLAERGWVVVSGGAYGVDGAAHRGALGAGGATAAVLACGVDRPYPPGHTGLITRIAEQGLVVGELPPGDHPTPSRFILRNRVIAALTRGTVVVEAAYRSGSLATARAAQRLGRHTMGVPGPATSALSAGVHELLRGDAVLVSDAAEVVELVGDMGELSPERRGPVLPTDLLEPRTRHVLAGLPARGTATAAEAARRAQTTQDDAIARLYELRALGYVERHGDGWKLTRQAMISVREGRSPC, encoded by the coding sequence GTGGACTCCGATCTGCTCGGCCGGGTCTTCCTGACCCGGGTCATCGAGCCCGGCGACGAGACCGGCGGGCGGTGGGTGCGGGAGCGCGGCGTCGCGGAGGTGGTGCGGCGACTGCGTGAGGGCGCGCGTGCCCTGCCGGGGGTGAGCGCGAAACGGTGGGCCGGGCTGTGCGCGCGGGCGGGCCGGGCCGACCCCCGAAGGGACCTGGCCGTCGCGCGCGCCGCCGGCGTGCGCTTCGTGGCACCCGGCACCGCCGAGTGGCCGGGGCAGCTCGACGACCTCGGGGACGCCCGGCCGCTCGGACTCTGGGTGCGCGGCACGCCCAGCCTGCGCATGTGGGCGCTGCGCTCCGTGGCCGTGGTCGGCGCCCGTGCCTGCACCGAGTACGGCGCTCACATGGCGGCCACCCTCGCCGCCGGCCTCGCCGAGCGGGGCTGGGTGGTGGTGTCCGGCGGCGCCTACGGGGTCGACGGCGCCGCCCACCGGGGCGCCCTCGGCGCGGGCGGAGCCACCGCCGCCGTGCTGGCCTGCGGAGTCGACCGGCCCTACCCGCCGGGGCACACCGGGCTGATCACCAGGATCGCCGAGCAGGGCCTGGTCGTCGGCGAGCTGCCACCCGGTGATCATCCGACGCCGAGCAGATTCATCCTGCGCAACCGCGTGATCGCCGCGCTCACCCGGGGCACCGTCGTCGTCGAGGCCGCCTACCGCAGCGGTTCGCTGGCCACGGCCCGGGCCGCGCAACGCCTGGGCCGGCACACGATGGGTGTGCCCGGGCCCGCCACCAGCGCGCTGTCCGCGGGCGTGCACGAACTGCTGCGCGGCGACGCCGTGCTCGTCAGCGACGCCGCCGAGGTCGTCGAACTGGTCGGCGACATGGGGGAGCTGTCCCCGGAGCGGCGCGGGCCGGTCCTGCCAACCGACCTCCTGGAACCCCGGACCCGCCACGTACTGGCCGGACTGCCCGCGCGCGGCACGGCGACGGCGGCCGAGGCGGCACGCCGTGCGCAGACCACGCAGGACGACGCGATCGCGAGACTGTACGAGCTTCGAGCGCTTGGTTACGTCGAACGACACGGCGACGGCTGGAAGTTGACACGCCAGGCGATGATCTCGGTCCGCGAGGGTCGGAGCCCCTGCTGA
- a CDS encoding DUF2469 domain-containing protein yields the protein MSAEDLEKYETEMELKLYREYRDVVGLFKYVIETERRFYLTNDYEMQVHSVQGEVFFEVSMADAWVWDMYRPARFVKQVRVLTFKDVNIEELNKSDLELPGG from the coding sequence ATGAGCGCCGAGGACCTCGAAAAGTACGAGACCGAGATGGAGCTCAAGCTCTACCGGGAGTACCGCGACGTCGTCGGTCTGTTCAAATACGTGATCGAGACCGAGCGGCGTTTCTACCTCACCAACGACTACGAGATGCAGGTGCACTCGGTCCAGGGCGAGGTGTTCTTCGAGGTCTCGATGGCGGACGCCTGGGTGTGGGACATGTACCGGCCGGCCCGCTTCGTGAAGCAGGTGCGCGTTTTGACGTTCAAGGACGTGAACATCGAGGAGCTGAACAAGAGTGACCTGGAGCTTCCGGGCGGGTGA
- the rpsB gene encoding 30S ribosomal protein S2, translated as MAVVTMRELLESGVHFGHQTRRWNPKMKRFIFTERNGIYIIDLLQSLSYIDRAYEFVKETVAHGGTVMFVGTKKQAQEAIAEQATRVGMPYVNQRWLGGMLTNFSTVYKRLQRLKELEQIDFEDVAASGLTKKELLVLSREKAKLEKTLGGIREMSKVPSAVWIVDTKKEHIAVGEARKLNIPVVAILDTNCDPDEVDYKIPGNDDAIRSVTLLTRVIADAVAEGLIARSGAAGGAKGEKAAGEPLAEWERDLLEGEKKDEAVEAAAEAPAPDAKVSEAVEEAATEVAADEAEKPAEAPAAEAPAADAEQA; from the coding sequence ATGGCCGTCGTCACGATGCGGGAGCTGCTGGAAAGCGGCGTCCACTTCGGTCACCAGACCCGTCGCTGGAACCCGAAGATGAAGCGCTTCATCTTCACCGAGCGCAACGGCATCTACATCATCGACCTGCTCCAGTCGCTGTCGTACATCGACCGCGCCTACGAGTTCGTCAAGGAGACCGTCGCCCACGGCGGCACGGTCATGTTCGTCGGCACGAAGAAGCAGGCGCAGGAGGCCATCGCCGAGCAGGCCACCCGCGTCGGCATGCCCTACGTCAACCAGCGCTGGCTGGGCGGCATGCTCACCAACTTCTCGACCGTCTACAAGCGCCTGCAGCGCCTGAAGGAGCTCGAGCAGATCGACTTCGAGGACGTGGCCGCCTCCGGCCTCACCAAGAAGGAGCTGCTGGTCCTCTCCCGCGAGAAGGCCAAGCTGGAGAAGACCCTCGGCGGTATCCGCGAGATGTCCAAGGTGCCCAGCGCCGTCTGGATCGTGGACACCAAGAAGGAGCACATCGCGGTCGGCGAGGCCCGGAAGCTCAACATCCCGGTCGTCGCCATCCTCGACACCAACTGCGACCCCGACGAGGTCGACTACAAGATCCCGGGCAACGACGACGCGATCCGCTCCGTCACCCTGCTCACCCGCGTGATCGCCGACGCCGTCGCCGAGGGCCTCATCGCCCGCTCCGGTGCCGCCGGTGGTGCCAAGGGTGAGAAGGCCGCCGGCGAGCCGCTCGCCGAGTGGGAGCGCGACCTGCTCGAGGGCGAGAAGAAGGACGAGGCCGTCGAGGCCGCCGCCGAGGCGCCCGCCCCCGACGCCAAGGTCTCCGAGGCTGTCGAGGAGGCCGCCACCGAGGTGGCCGCCGACGAGGCCGAGAAGCCCGCCGAGGCCCCCGCCGCCGAGGCGCCCGCCGCGGACGCCGAGCAGGCCTGA
- the rplS gene encoding 50S ribosomal protein L19, translating into MSHLLDSVDAASLRTDVPAFRPGDTVNVHVRVIEGNRSRVQQFKGVVIRRQGAGIRETFTVRKVSFSVGVERTFPVHTPIVEKIELVTRGDVRRAKLYYLRELRGKAAKIKEKRES; encoded by the coding sequence ATGTCTCACCTGCTCGACTCCGTCGACGCCGCGTCGCTGCGCACCGACGTCCCCGCCTTCCGCCCCGGCGACACCGTCAACGTCCACGTGCGCGTCATCGAGGGCAACCGCTCCCGTGTGCAGCAGTTCAAGGGCGTTGTGATCCGCCGCCAGGGTGCCGGCATTCGCGAGACCTTCACGGTCCGCAAGGTCTCCTTCTCCGTCGGCGTCGAGCGCACCTTCCCGGTGCACACCCCGATCGTGGAGAAGATCGAGCTCGTCACCCGCGGTGACGTCCGCCGCGCCAAGCTGTACTACCTGCGCGAGCTGCGCGGCAAGGCCGCGAAGATCAAGGAGAAGCGCGAGAGCTGA
- a CDS encoding YifB family Mg chelatase-like AAA ATPase: MGFARTCSVALVGVEGVVVEVQADLEPGVAAFTLVGLPDKSLTESRDRVRAAVVNSGAEWPQKKLTVGLSPASVPKSGSGFDLAVAAAVLGAAERIDPRVLADIVMVGELGLDGRVRPVRGILPAVLAAAEAGYEQVVVPECAAAEASLVPGVSVLGVRSLRQLIAVLADEPVPEEEQDQPGRPDPLLAGLRMPGTGAATGMHSMGAAQYDQGHDLADVVGQGSARTAVEVAAAGGHHLFLEGPPGAGKTMLAERLPAILPRLTRPESLEVTAVHSVAGLLPPGKPLIDVAPYCAPHHSATMQALVGGGPGVARPGAVSLAHRGVLFLDETPEFGSHVLDALRQPLEAGHVVIARSAGVVRFPARFLMVLAANPCPCGRFSQREDLCECPPSAIRRYQARLSGPLLDRVDLRVEVDRVTRGQLTGNGTRGDATATVADRVAAARARASARLTGTPWLSNSEVPGRELRSRWHAAPGALDEAERSLERGVLTARGLDRVLRVAWTVADLVGHDRPDAGDVALALQLRTGVPRGVPMALGALT, translated from the coding sequence ATGGGGTTCGCGCGTACGTGCTCCGTGGCGCTCGTCGGCGTCGAGGGCGTGGTGGTCGAGGTCCAGGCCGACCTCGAACCGGGCGTGGCGGCGTTCACCCTGGTGGGGCTGCCGGACAAGAGCCTCACCGAGAGCCGGGACCGGGTGCGGGCCGCGGTGGTGAACTCGGGCGCCGAGTGGCCGCAGAAGAAGCTGACGGTGGGACTCAGCCCGGCGTCGGTCCCGAAGAGCGGCAGTGGCTTCGACCTGGCCGTCGCCGCCGCCGTCCTGGGTGCCGCCGAGCGGATCGACCCGCGGGTGCTCGCGGACATCGTCATGGTCGGGGAGCTGGGCCTGGACGGCCGGGTGCGGCCGGTGCGCGGCATCCTGCCCGCGGTGCTGGCCGCGGCGGAGGCGGGCTACGAGCAGGTGGTCGTGCCCGAGTGCGCCGCCGCCGAGGCGTCCCTGGTGCCGGGGGTGTCGGTGCTCGGCGTACGCAGCCTGCGCCAGCTGATCGCCGTCCTCGCCGACGAGCCCGTGCCGGAGGAGGAACAGGACCAGCCGGGCCGCCCCGATCCGCTCCTCGCCGGCCTGCGCATGCCCGGCACGGGCGCCGCCACCGGCATGCACAGCATGGGCGCCGCCCAGTACGACCAGGGGCACGACCTCGCGGACGTGGTGGGCCAGGGGTCGGCGCGTACGGCGGTGGAGGTCGCCGCGGCCGGGGGACATCACCTGTTCCTGGAGGGACCGCCCGGCGCCGGGAAGACCATGCTCGCCGAGCGGCTGCCCGCCATCCTGCCCCGGCTCACCCGGCCGGAGTCCCTGGAGGTCACGGCCGTGCACTCGGTGGCGGGCCTGCTGCCGCCGGGCAAGCCCCTGATCGACGTGGCTCCCTACTGCGCACCGCACCATTCGGCCACGATGCAGGCCCTCGTCGGCGGCGGACCCGGCGTCGCGCGGCCCGGCGCGGTCTCGCTGGCACACCGGGGGGTCCTGTTCCTGGACGAGACCCCCGAGTTCGGCAGCCATGTCCTGGACGCCCTTCGGCAGCCGCTGGAGGCCGGGCACGTCGTCATCGCGCGCAGTGCGGGCGTGGTGCGCTTCCCGGCCCGGTTCCTGATGGTGCTCGCGGCCAATCCGTGCCCGTGCGGCCGGTTCTCGCAGCGGGAGGACCTCTGCGAGTGTCCGCCCTCGGCGATCCGCCGGTACCAGGCCAGGCTGTCCGGTCCGCTGCTCGACCGGGTCGACCTCCGTGTCGAGGTCGACCGGGTCACCCGCGGCCAGCTGACCGGGAACGGAACCCGCGGGGATGCCACCGCGACCGTCGCCGACCGGGTGGCGGCGGCCCGGGCGCGGGCGTCCGCGCGCCTCACGGGCACGCCGTGGCTCTCCAACAGCGAGGTACCGGGCCGCGAGTTGCGCAGCCGCTGGCACGCCGCGCCGGGCGCGCTGGACGAGGCGGAGCGCAGCCTGGAACGCGGGGTACTCACCGCCCGCGGTCTCGACCGCGTCCTGCGCGTCGCCTGGACCGTCGCGGACCTCGTCGGCCACGACCGCCCCGACGCGGGGGACGTCGCCCTCGCACTCCAACTGCGCACCGGGGTGCCACGCGGCGTGCCGATGGCTCTGGGAGCGCTGACGTGA
- a CDS encoding NUDIX hydrolase, producing the protein MGAETTPAGQDTYQGGLRRVARVVLLDPDDRVLLLHGHEPDDPADDWWFTPGGGVEGDETREEAARRELLEETGIADVELGPVLWRRRCSFPFAGRRWDQDEWYYLARTRQTATGAVGAGLTELERRSVAGARWWTCEELTGARETVYPTRLAGLLRTLLDEGPPAGPVTLDTEIV; encoded by the coding sequence ATGGGCGCTGAGACGACCCCGGCCGGGCAGGACACCTACCAGGGCGGACTGCGCAGGGTCGCGCGGGTCGTGCTGCTCGATCCCGACGACCGCGTCCTGCTGCTGCACGGCCACGAACCGGACGACCCGGCAGACGACTGGTGGTTCACGCCCGGCGGCGGTGTGGAGGGCGACGAGACCCGTGAGGAGGCCGCCCGGCGGGAGCTGCTGGAGGAGACCGGCATCGCCGACGTCGAACTCGGCCCGGTGCTGTGGCGGCGCAGGTGTTCCTTCCCCTTCGCGGGCCGCCGCTGGGACCAGGACGAGTGGTACTACCTGGCCCGCACCCGGCAGACCGCCACCGGGGCCGTCGGCGCCGGGCTCACCGAGCTGGAGCGTCGCAGCGTCGCCGGAGCACGCTGGTGGACGTGTGAGGAACTGACCGGGGCACGTGAGACGGTGTATCCGACCAGACTCGCCGGGCTGCTGCGCACGCTGCTCGACGAGGGTCCCCCGGCCGGGCCGGTGACCCTGGACACGGAAATCGTCTAG